The Prevotella melaninogenica genome has a segment encoding these proteins:
- a CDS encoding PG1828 family lipoprotein, with protein sequence MKKLVLMFVAIAAISFASCGGNSKPAQNADSTADSTVDSLNSDSAAADTVAADSVAADSVK encoded by the coding sequence ATGAAGAAATTAGTTTTAATGTTCGTAGCTATCGCAGCTATCTCTTTCGCATCTTGTGGTGGTAACTCTAAGCCAGCTCAGAACGCTGACTCTACAGCAGATTCAACTGTAGATTCACTCAACTCTGACTCAGCTGCTGCTGACACTGTTGCTGCTGATTCAGTAGCTGCTGACTCTGTTAAGTAA